A stretch of Chthonomonas sp. DNA encodes these proteins:
- a CDS encoding zinc ribbon domain-containing protein, which yields MPIYEYEPVGRQCLMCEGRIEILQSASEDALALCPWCGLEVKRVISRAEISMRSAKTDFDKAAKRGFTTFRRSESGVWERIAGDGADVIKRDDSGAP from the coding sequence ATGCCTATCTACGAATATGAGCCGGTGGGTCGGCAGTGCCTGATGTGCGAAGGGCGGATTGAGATCCTTCAGAGTGCCAGCGAAGATGCGCTCGCGCTCTGCCCTTGGTGTGGGCTGGAGGTCAAGCGAGTCATCAGTCGAGCGGAGATCTCAATGAGATCGGCGAAAACCGACTTCGACAAGGCGGCCAAACGAGGCTTCACGACGTTTCGGCGGTCGGAGAGCGGCGTGTGGGAGCGGATTGCGGGAGACGGCGCGGACGTGATCAAGCGAGATGATAGCGGCGCTCCATAA
- a CDS encoding DUF1854 domain-containing protein: protein MKQPKTLNLFYHPEDRLRLTIEDRSYPTVKPVWASPLTHPNRFLAMLDGKDQEIATVADPESLTPESLAAVREELRRRYLTATIYRVVDAKGEWGATYWTVETDRGVREFITQSLQENVQWLEENHLLLTDVDGNKFELPDVSKMDERSRTIIAGIL, encoded by the coding sequence ATGAAACAACCAAAGACCCTGAATCTCTTCTACCATCCCGAGGATCGACTCCGGCTCACCATTGAAGACCGGAGTTACCCTACGGTCAAGCCCGTATGGGCGTCTCCCCTGACGCATCCGAACCGGTTCTTGGCCATGCTCGACGGCAAGGACCAGGAGATCGCGACCGTGGCCGATCCAGAATCGCTGACTCCCGAATCGCTCGCGGCAGTGCGGGAAGAGCTCCGCCGGCGCTACTTGACGGCGACGATTTACCGGGTCGTCGATGCCAAGGGCGAATGGGGAGCGACTTACTGGACGGTAGAAACCGACCGCGGAGTACGCGAGTTCATCACGCAAAGCCTCCAGGAGAACGTGCAATGGCTGGAAGAGAACCACCTCCTGCTCACCGACGTGGACGGCAACAAGTTCGAGTTACCCGACGTGTCGAAGATGGACGAGCGCAGCCGCACAATCATTGCTGGGATCCTCTAA
- a CDS encoding PQQ-binding-like beta-propeller repeat protein, which yields MSFWPSRREVLGAGFSLAVLPTLGFARRSPSSFGFHYFSDTHVSLNRNIEENRAMLREMATAPQSFAINGGDITDYGWAGEYENYTALKKEVSFPIYEIPGNHDVRWSPLAMKAFSEPLGPPTRVIFHEGVAIALLDSTVPLSHYGHFEAKQLVWLRGELEKVEPGTPIILATHHWVGRDSIMIDNEAELLDVLDELNVKLILTGHGHSDLDWDCDGIACTMNKGLYQGSYQRVEIDHAASMIRLFRRTNETPTMTLVREIKLAPERAKRPFWPVIGQDGEVMRVRTKASNRPTHYRWNQSKWTPFPADSGLAMPPTRGQQRLTIRKGDTSRWSISDFPLEREGILGAKWKVKLSGGVMSHLVLDDRLYVSTMGGSLVAMEAETGNQVWEAKGLGYAHSSPVLSPNDVFVGRSDGSLTCVKRSNGHMRWSAKTGGPVYATSVVAGDLVVLASGDGSVRALEIASGREVWRYDLPKSDTAFVQSMLRAADGKIVFGAWDKCVYALDQHTGKLLWRVPATEKSFAYSPAIGSVVVDGRHVLGVANSNSLFCLELGTGKTVWTATADGDKFGYSGPAVDAKRGLIVAGCLGDTGQVRAVDRATGEERWMCKVGLTVYDSSPALNSKYAAIGSVDSTLNLIDLDQGQLVDQLRLAPGHFLSSPAMNEKLLFAATYSNVVECYAFPS from the coding sequence ATGAGCTTTTGGCCAAGTCGTCGCGAAGTACTGGGCGCAGGGTTTTCCCTGGCGGTGCTCCCGACATTGGGTTTTGCACGCCGCAGCCCGAGCAGTTTCGGATTCCACTACTTCAGCGATACGCACGTGAGTTTGAACCGGAACATCGAAGAGAACCGGGCGATGCTGCGCGAGATGGCGACAGCGCCACAGTCGTTCGCCATCAACGGCGGCGATATCACCGATTACGGTTGGGCCGGTGAGTACGAGAACTACACTGCGCTCAAGAAAGAGGTGTCTTTCCCAATCTACGAGATCCCCGGGAACCACGACGTGCGCTGGTCACCGCTCGCTATGAAGGCGTTTTCTGAGCCGTTGGGTCCCCCGACGCGCGTCATCTTTCACGAGGGAGTCGCCATCGCGCTGCTCGATAGCACTGTCCCACTTTCGCATTACGGTCACTTCGAGGCCAAGCAGCTTGTGTGGCTGCGCGGCGAACTCGAGAAAGTTGAGCCAGGTACTCCCATCATCCTCGCGACCCACCACTGGGTCGGGCGCGACTCGATCATGATCGACAATGAGGCGGAGCTGCTAGACGTGCTTGACGAGCTCAACGTAAAGCTCATTCTGACGGGCCACGGGCATAGTGACCTCGATTGGGATTGTGACGGCATCGCCTGCACCATGAACAAAGGGCTGTATCAAGGGTCCTATCAGCGGGTAGAGATCGACCATGCGGCATCGATGATACGGCTATTCCGCCGGACGAACGAGACGCCCACCATGACGCTGGTGCGGGAGATCAAGCTCGCTCCGGAGCGAGCCAAGAGGCCGTTCTGGCCAGTGATCGGGCAAGACGGTGAGGTGATGCGCGTTCGCACAAAGGCCAGCAATCGTCCGACCCATTACCGCTGGAACCAGTCTAAATGGACTCCATTCCCGGCGGATTCAGGGCTCGCGATGCCACCCACTCGAGGACAGCAGCGTCTCACCATCCGCAAGGGCGATACGAGTCGGTGGTCGATCAGCGATTTCCCGCTGGAGCGTGAGGGGATTCTGGGTGCGAAATGGAAGGTCAAGCTCTCCGGAGGTGTCATGTCGCACCTGGTGCTGGACGATCGACTCTACGTCAGCACAATGGGCGGATCGCTAGTTGCAATGGAAGCCGAAACGGGCAATCAAGTGTGGGAGGCAAAGGGCTTGGGCTACGCGCACTCTTCGCCGGTGTTGAGCCCAAACGATGTGTTCGTCGGCCGCTCGGATGGGTCGTTGACTTGTGTGAAGCGGTCGAATGGACATATGCGCTGGTCGGCCAAGACGGGTGGTCCAGTGTATGCGACGTCCGTAGTTGCCGGTGACCTGGTAGTTTTGGCTTCCGGCGATGGCTCAGTTCGGGCACTGGAGATTGCATCGGGCAGGGAAGTGTGGCGATACGACTTACCCAAGAGCGACACGGCCTTTGTCCAGTCGATGCTTCGCGCAGCGGATGGCAAGATCGTTTTTGGTGCGTGGGACAAGTGTGTGTATGCGCTGGACCAGCACACGGGCAAGCTGCTGTGGCGGGTGCCCGCGACGGAGAAGAGCTTCGCCTATTCGCCCGCCATCGGTTCGGTTGTGGTCGATGGAAGGCATGTGCTGGGGGTCGCCAACAGCAATAGTCTCTTTTGTCTGGAGTTAGGCACGGGGAAGACCGTGTGGACTGCGACGGCGGACGGAGACAAGTTCGGTTACAGCGGCCCAGCGGTTGACGCCAAACGCGGGTTGATCGTCGCGGGTTGCCTTGGGGACACCGGCCAAGTGCGGGCGGTCGATCGTGCGACCGGCGAGGAGCGATGGATGTGCAAGGTCGGACTGACGGTCTACGACAGCTCCCCCGCGTTGAATTCGAAGTACGCGGCGATCGGAAGTGTCGATTCGACTTTGAACCTTATCGACCTGGATCAGGGTCAGTTAGTCGATCAGTTGCGTCTCGCGCCCGGACACTTCCTGAGTTCTCCGGCGATGAATGAGAAGTTGCTTTTCGCTGCGACTTACTCGAATGTGGTCGAGTGTTACGCCTTCCCAAGTTAG
- a CDS encoding response regulator, which translates to MALRVLVCDDERHIVRLIQVNLEKQGYQVITAFDGKDGLEKIRAEKPDLVVLDVMMPYMDGFEVLKNLRRDPATESLPVIMLTAKAQDKDVFEGYHYGADMYLTKPFNPMELVSFVKRIATTTGDTGGPKRYDL; encoded by the coding sequence ATGGCCCTTAGAGTATTGGTGTGTGACGACGAACGCCATATTGTGCGATTGATCCAGGTGAACCTGGAAAAGCAAGGCTATCAAGTCATCACGGCATTTGACGGAAAAGACGGACTCGAGAAGATTCGGGCTGAGAAGCCTGACCTCGTCGTTTTGGACGTGATGATGCCCTACATGGATGGTTTTGAAGTTCTGAAGAACCTGCGGCGAGACCCCGCAACCGAGAGTTTGCCCGTAATTATGTTGACGGCCAAGGCTCAGGACAAGGACGTGTTCGAGGGCTATCACTACGGCGCTGACATGTACCTCACCAAGCCGTTCAACCCGATGGAACTCGTGTCGTTCGTAAAGCGCATTGCAACCACGACCGGCGACACCGGTGGCCCCAAACGCTACGATCTCTAG
- a CDS encoding response regulator, with amino-acid sequence MKKVLICEDDSSIGRLIQTNLHSSGHETVLVAHEPHPLSRIRDEAPGVIVMDVMLEMVDGFDLLQRLKSDPATAHLPIIVVSARVEDDAMQRGYDLGAFVYLPKPFEPYELAHYVSLA; translated from the coding sequence ATGAAGAAGGTTCTCATCTGTGAAGACGACTCCAGCATTGGACGACTGATTCAAACGAATCTGCACTCCAGCGGCCATGAGACCGTGTTGGTGGCGCACGAGCCGCACCCCTTGAGCCGAATCCGCGATGAGGCACCCGGAGTGATCGTCATGGACGTCATGCTTGAAATGGTCGATGGCTTTGATCTCCTGCAGCGCCTCAAGAGCGATCCGGCGACCGCGCACCTCCCGATCATCGTGGTCTCGGCGCGTGTGGAAGACGACGCAATGCAGCGCGGGTACGACCTCGGAGCGTTCGTTTATTTGCCAAAGCCGTTCGAGCCGTACGAGTTGGCGCATTACGTGTCGCTGGCGTGA
- a CDS encoding acetylxylan esterase, which translates to MSQLFSTMPEDFDEFWAEVAHEAQSVRLDYHRSLRKDFPLDGFVVERLEFTSVGNRRISGWFAYPEGARRLPGFVWIPPYGRESLLPNSYGTREGFTSLSFNLHGEDAFHQEKYVPARGYFAEGAGSPQTFVFKTLVQHVMVGARVLQAQIETDEDKVAAMGMSQGAGLAIWAGAHSPVIKAVAADMPFLGSMTTALGRNAYRYPLKELVDFMEREPLGPEKVRHTLSYFDTVHQASRCKVPTLVSAGLKDPSVRPETVEAIVAALPGEHRHVIYDWGHDWHPEMIGNNRDWLLAHL; encoded by the coding sequence ATGAGTCAACTCTTCTCGACCATGCCCGAGGACTTTGACGAGTTCTGGGCTGAGGTCGCGCACGAAGCCCAAAGTGTGCGGCTGGACTATCATCGCTCTCTGCGCAAGGACTTTCCGCTCGATGGTTTCGTCGTCGAGCGTCTTGAGTTCACAAGTGTAGGAAACCGCCGCATTTCGGGATGGTTTGCTTACCCCGAGGGGGCGCGTCGCCTCCCCGGATTCGTTTGGATTCCGCCGTATGGGCGCGAGTCGCTGTTACCGAACTCATACGGCACGCGCGAGGGGTTCACGTCGCTCAGCTTCAACCTTCATGGAGAAGACGCCTTTCACCAGGAGAAATACGTTCCCGCGCGGGGTTACTTCGCCGAGGGAGCAGGCTCGCCCCAGACTTTTGTGTTCAAGACGCTCGTCCAGCACGTGATGGTTGGAGCGCGTGTGCTTCAGGCTCAGATCGAGACGGATGAGGACAAAGTTGCGGCGATGGGAATGAGCCAAGGCGCTGGGCTCGCCATCTGGGCAGGTGCACATTCGCCGGTGATCAAAGCGGTCGCGGCCGACATGCCGTTCTTGGGGTCAATGACGACCGCGCTTGGTCGCAACGCGTACCGGTATCCGCTGAAGGAACTTGTCGACTTCATGGAAAGGGAACCGCTCGGGCCCGAAAAAGTTCGGCACACCCTTAGCTACTTCGACACGGTACACCAGGCGTCGCGATGCAAAGTCCCCACGCTCGTCTCGGCGGGGCTCAAGGATCCCTCGGTACGTCCGGAGACGGTCGAGGCCATCGTGGCAGCACTGCCCGGTGAGCATCGTCACGTAATTTACGATTGGGGGCACGACTGGCACCCGGAGATGATCGGCAACAACCGAGATTGGCTTTTAGCGCATCTCTAG
- a CDS encoding ABC transporter ATP-binding protein yields the protein MELSTENSKEPEQRSAVLDVLAERLIELDADFDADGNFGHRTLVVTALGVSVLGSDGTQLERIDMADIASARNEPLVGGGRLEVKTKLGQILPIITYSNSLAARFSEAARGIEQLAQGEPLLINLKRERTRCAKCNRLLPEKDGVCPSCVNRGRTMLRVAQFMKPYKKQAVGLALLSFGTTIVNLGPPKIQGALIDEVFRTHRNLPFLYQMVGIWLLVVIAGNVINITRDRLNAKLAGCIAADIRATVYRAIEFLQITFFDKKQVGAIASRVTSDTDRVWGFLVEGMPYFLLNGLTLIGVSVFLLSTNLTLGLAILAPVPVIILIGVIFWRPMSQMFHRVGQKWARFYVHLNESLQGIRVVKAFAKEDREYSKFQQRNNELRDAGVRADTRWFTIFGAMMFCTGLGKIICWTVGGYMVYAQKLTLGQFWSSVAYLELVYGPIQWFAAVNNWFSRAMAGADRIFEVIDMERESYRHEVARQYIEGEVQFQNVRFGYDKSNPVLKGITFTAKPGEMIGLVGKSGAGKSTTINLICRFYEPDSGSILIDGKDYREFALQDLREQIGIVLQEPFLFNGTIAENIAYGKAGASLDEIIEAARAANAHSFILAKADGYDTMVGERGSKLSGGERQRVSIARAILHNPRILILDEATSSVDVETEKQIQEAITHLVAGRTTFAIAHRLSTLRNADRLVVLERGEIAEIGTHEELMERKGVFYNLVQTQSAVQEILGLAYSETEGA from the coding sequence ATGGAACTCTCAACAGAAAATAGTAAGGAACCTGAACAACGTTCCGCCGTCCTCGATGTCCTCGCAGAGCGCCTCATTGAGCTTGACGCGGACTTCGATGCCGACGGCAACTTTGGTCACCGAACCCTAGTCGTCACGGCGCTGGGCGTTTCGGTATTGGGCAGCGACGGTACCCAGCTTGAGCGGATCGACATGGCGGACATCGCCAGCGCACGGAACGAACCCCTCGTGGGTGGCGGTCGGTTGGAAGTCAAAACGAAGCTCGGGCAGATCCTCCCCATCATCACCTATTCGAACTCGCTGGCAGCTCGGTTCAGCGAGGCTGCGCGTGGTATCGAGCAACTTGCACAGGGCGAGCCGCTTCTCATAAACCTCAAGCGGGAACGCACTCGTTGCGCCAAGTGCAACCGGCTTCTGCCAGAAAAGGACGGCGTGTGCCCGAGCTGCGTGAACCGCGGTCGGACGATGCTCCGCGTCGCCCAGTTTATGAAGCCGTACAAGAAGCAGGCCGTGGGGTTGGCCCTGCTGTCTTTCGGCACGACAATCGTGAACTTGGGACCACCCAAGATCCAAGGCGCACTGATTGACGAAGTCTTCCGTACCCACCGGAACCTGCCGTTCCTGTATCAGATGGTCGGGATATGGCTACTCGTGGTCATCGCGGGCAACGTCATCAACATCACCCGCGACCGTCTGAATGCAAAGCTTGCCGGATGCATCGCGGCAGACATTCGAGCGACGGTCTACCGCGCGATCGAGTTCTTGCAGATCACGTTCTTTGACAAGAAGCAAGTCGGAGCGATCGCTAGCCGCGTCACGAGTGACACCGACCGCGTGTGGGGATTCCTCGTGGAGGGTATGCCCTACTTTCTCCTGAATGGCCTCACGCTCATCGGCGTGTCAGTATTCCTGCTGAGCACGAACCTGACCTTGGGTCTTGCGATCCTTGCGCCCGTCCCCGTCATCATCCTGATCGGTGTGATCTTTTGGCGGCCGATGTCGCAGATGTTCCACCGCGTCGGCCAAAAGTGGGCCCGGTTCTATGTCCACCTGAATGAGTCGCTCCAGGGGATCCGAGTCGTCAAGGCGTTTGCGAAGGAGGATCGGGAGTACTCCAAGTTCCAACAGCGCAACAATGAGCTTCGCGACGCGGGCGTGCGGGCCGATACGCGGTGGTTTACGATCTTCGGCGCGATGATGTTCTGCACCGGCCTTGGCAAGATCATCTGCTGGACAGTCGGCGGCTACATGGTGTACGCGCAGAAGCTCACGCTGGGCCAATTCTGGTCATCCGTCGCGTATCTCGAGCTCGTCTACGGTCCGATCCAGTGGTTCGCAGCGGTCAACAACTGGTTCAGCCGGGCGATGGCTGGCGCAGACCGGATCTTCGAGGTCATCGACATGGAACGGGAGAGTTACCGGCATGAGGTCGCGCGCCAGTACATAGAGGGCGAAGTCCAGTTCCAGAACGTCCGGTTCGGATACGACAAGTCGAATCCTGTGCTCAAGGGGATCACGTTCACCGCCAAGCCGGGTGAAATGATCGGCCTCGTTGGAAAGAGCGGCGCAGGCAAGTCCACCACGATCAACCTGATCTGCCGATTCTACGAACCCGACTCCGGGTCGATCCTGATTGACGGCAAGGACTACCGGGAGTTTGCGCTCCAAGATCTACGCGAGCAGATCGGTATCGTCTTGCAAGAGCCGTTCCTGTTCAACGGGACCATCGCGGAGAACATCGCTTACGGCAAGGCCGGAGCGAGCCTCGACGAGATTATTGAAGCCGCGCGCGCAGCCAACGCGCATAGCTTCATCCTCGCGAAGGCCGATGGCTACGACACGATGGTAGGCGAACGAGGTTCAAAGCTATCCGGAGGCGAGCGTCAGCGCGTGAGCATCGCGCGTGCGATTCTCCACAATCCTCGCATCCTCATCTTGGATGAGGCGACAAGCAGCGTGGACGTCGAAACCGAGAAACAAATCCAAGAGGCAATCACGCACTTGGTGGCCGGGCGAACAACCTTCGCCATCGCCCACCGTCTCTCGACGCTGCGCAACGCGGATCGTCTGGTTGTGCTCGAACGCGGTGAAATTGCCGAGATCGGCACCCACGAGGAGCTCATGGAAAGGAAAGGGGTCTTCTACAACCTAGTGCAGACCCAATCCGCGGTTCAAGAAATCCTTGGCCTTGCTTACAGTGAAACGGAGGGCGCGTAA